One window of the Rosa rugosa chromosome 3, drRosRugo1.1, whole genome shotgun sequence genome contains the following:
- the LOC133739181 gene encoding probable calcium-binding protein CML44: protein MSPLSSNDLERIFEKLDKNGDGQVSLEELNWLLERIGVEFSLQELESLVGKPSLDWNDFLFFYKSISTPDSNDGDNGRGDGSANDHDDESDLVKAFNVFDINGDGFISCEELESVLRRLGVMEENSSRDCRSMIHVYDTNLDGLLDFQEFKHMMLHNTIS, encoded by the coding sequence ATGTCTCCCCTGAGCAGCAATGATCTAGAGCGAATTTTCGAGAAGCTTGACAAGAATGGAGATGGCCAAGTGAGTCTCGAGGAGCTCAACTGGCTCCTCGAGAGAATTGGGGTCGAGTTCAGCCTGCAGGAGCTAGAGTCCCTTGTGGGCAAACCGAGCCTCGACTGGAATGACTTCTTGTTCTTCTACAAGTCCATATCTACGCCGGATAGTAATGACGGCGACAATGGCCGTGGAGATGGTAGTGCCAATGATCATGACGATGAGAGTGATCTTGTGAAGGCGTTCAATGTGTTCGACATAAACGGCGACGGCTTCATTTCTTGTGAGGAGCTTGAGAGCGTTCTGAGGAGATTAGGAGTAATGGAAGAGAATAGTAGCCGTGACTGCAGATCCATGATTCACGTGTACGACACCAATTTGGACGGGCTACTTGATTTCCAGGAATTCAAACACATGATGTTGC